One genomic region from Chloroflexia bacterium SDU3-3 encodes:
- a CDS encoding glucose-1-phosphate adenylyltransferase, which translates to MRVVAMLLAGGEGTRLSVLSEKRAKPSVPFAGKYRIIDFTLSNCVNSGIFDVAVLTQYRPHSLNAHIGNGKPWDMDRSRGGAQLLQPYQGRRDESWYKGTADAIYQNLDYIRASRADTVLILSGDHIYKMDYSRMLDYHQQRGADLTVAVMHVPLDETDRFGIMTTDDEQRIVEFTEKPKARDKGTLASMGIYVFSAEALRRRLGEGADGSSRVDFGKHVIPAMIAEDQVFAYPFEGYWVDVGTIDSYWQTSMDLLDPENGLNLYEPEWVIHTRSEERPPAKIGPQARVERSMVCNGCIVRGQVERSVLSPGVYVSPGAVVRDSVVMNDTWIGPGAVLDRVIVDKDVVIGAGVRLGHGDDLTTPNKAQPDKLNSGITVVGKGAHIASGITIGRNVVINADSDEEDFTGDVVASGETI; encoded by the coding sequence GTGCGAGTTGTAGCAATGCTCCTAGCTGGCGGCGAAGGCACGCGCCTCAGCGTGCTCTCCGAGAAGCGCGCCAAACCATCCGTCCCCTTCGCTGGAAAATATCGGATCATCGACTTCACCCTCTCCAACTGCGTCAACTCCGGCATCTTCGATGTGGCCGTGCTGACGCAGTATCGCCCGCATTCGCTGAACGCCCACATCGGCAATGGCAAGCCGTGGGACATGGACCGCAGCCGGGGCGGTGCGCAGCTGCTGCAGCCCTACCAGGGCCGCCGCGACGAAAGCTGGTACAAAGGCACCGCCGACGCCATCTACCAGAACCTTGACTACATCCGCGCCAGCCGCGCCGACACCGTGCTGATCCTGTCGGGCGACCACATCTACAAGATGGACTACAGCCGCATGCTGGACTACCACCAGCAGCGCGGGGCCGACCTGACGGTGGCCGTGATGCACGTGCCGCTGGATGAGACCGACCGCTTCGGGATCATGACCACCGACGACGAGCAGCGCATTGTCGAGTTCACCGAGAAGCCCAAGGCCCGCGACAAGGGCACGCTGGCCTCCATGGGCATCTACGTGTTCAGCGCCGAGGCCCTGCGCCGCCGCCTGGGCGAGGGCGCGGACGGCAGCTCGCGCGTAGACTTCGGCAAGCACGTCATCCCCGCCATGATCGCCGAGGACCAGGTGTTCGCCTACCCGTTCGAGGGCTACTGGGTGGACGTGGGTACCATCGACTCGTACTGGCAGACCAGCATGGATCTGCTGGACCCCGAGAACGGCCTGAATCTCTACGAGCCGGAGTGGGTCATCCACACCCGCTCCGAGGAGCGCCCCCCGGCCAAGATCGGCCCGCAGGCGCGGGTGGAGCGCAGCATGGTGTGTAACGGCTGCATCGTGCGCGGCCAGGTCGAGCGCTCGGTGCTCTCGCCGGGCGTGTATGTCTCGCCGGGCGCGGTGGTGCGCGACAGCGTGGTGATGAACGACACCTGGATCGGGCCGGGGGCCGTGCTGGACCGCGTGATCGTGGACAAGGATGTGGTGATCGGCGCGGGCGTGCGGCTAGGCCACGGCGACGACCTGACCACCCCCAACAAGGCCCAGCCCGACAAGCTGAACAGCGGGATCACGGTTGTCGGCAAGGGCGCGCATATTGCGAGCGGGATCACGATCGGGCGCAATGTGGTGATCAACGCCGACAGCGACGAGGAGGACTTCACCGGCGATGTCGTAGCCTCGGGCGAGACGATCTGA
- the rpiA gene encoding ribose-5-phosphate isomerase RpiA: MTHNLEPFKQQAAERALDGVESGMRLGLGTGSTARYVVEGLAARLRDGRLRDIVGVPTSEATAKLAGSLGIPLATLDQQHELDLVIDGADEIDPQLNLIKGLGGALLREKIVASVGQRFCIVADTSKVVGRLGEHTPVPVEVISFGMRPVEQRLRALGCAPVLRRNASGLPFITDEGNSILDCRFEQIDDPERLDADIHAIPGVVEHGLFIGMASVAFAAGLDGVTRLQRSR, encoded by the coding sequence ATGACACACAATCTAGAGCCATTTAAGCAGCAGGCCGCCGAGCGGGCGCTCGACGGCGTGGAGAGCGGGATGCGGCTAGGCCTGGGCACAGGCTCCACAGCCCGCTATGTGGTGGAGGGCCTGGCGGCCCGCCTGCGCGACGGGCGGCTGCGCGACATCGTGGGCGTGCCCACATCCGAGGCCACGGCCAAGCTGGCTGGCTCGCTGGGCATCCCGCTGGCCACGCTCGACCAGCAGCACGAGCTGGATCTGGTGATCGACGGGGCCGACGAGATCGACCCGCAGCTCAACCTGATCAAAGGGCTGGGCGGGGCGCTGCTGCGCGAGAAGATCGTGGCCTCGGTGGGCCAGCGATTCTGCATCGTGGCCGACACCAGCAAGGTGGTGGGCCGCCTGGGCGAGCATACGCCCGTGCCGGTAGAGGTGATCAGCTTCGGGATGCGGCCCGTCGAGCAGCGGCTGCGCGCCCTGGGCTGCGCGCCCGTGCTGCGCCGCAACGCATCCGGCCTGCCCTTCATCACCGACGAGGGCAACAGCATCCTCGACTGCCGCTTCGAGCAGATCGACGACCCCGAGCGGCTGGATGCCGACATCCACGCCATCCCCGGCGTGGTCGAGCACGGCCTGTTCATCGGCATGGCCAGCGTGGCCTTCGCCGCTGGGCTGGATGGGGTCACGCGGCTGCAGCGGTCGCGCTAG
- the glgD gene encoding glucose-1-phosphate adenylyltransferase subunit GlgD — MLRTLALILAGGESPALSVLTAERSEAAVAFAGKYRIIDFTLSNCVNSGIYNVGVLTQYRPRSLIAHIGVGKPWDLDRRIGGVRILHPYMTSEGGSWQRGNADALRANLDFIAEQPCDAVLVLAGDHIYKMDYRPMIEAHQERDADLTLAVHSVSPHEASRYGIVTVDSEGTVNEFQEKPRRTRSSLASMGIYVFRKSFLLDVLAHSTEQNIGRDLMPQLVQRTRVRSYHFQGYWADVGTVQAYYEANMALLTETPALDMYDPEWVIHTKSEERAALEIGGAARVAGNLLCDGCRIYGSVSRSVIGPGVVVREGAVVRDSIILTDTVIESGAVVDHCILDKGVYVGESTQLGSGEDNTANERTPDLLNTGLTLVGRDAHIPSGAVVGRNVVIRPHVGMAAFGPDAAVASGATVEL; from the coding sequence ATGCTGCGCACCCTAGCGCTCATCCTCGCGGGCGGTGAAAGCCCCGCGCTCAGCGTGCTGACCGCCGAGCGGTCGGAGGCGGCGGTGGCCTTCGCGGGGAAGTACCGCATCATCGACTTCACGCTCTCGAACTGCGTGAACTCTGGCATCTACAACGTGGGCGTGCTGACCCAGTACCGCCCGCGCTCGCTGATCGCGCACATCGGTGTGGGCAAGCCGTGGGATCTCGACCGCCGCATCGGCGGCGTGCGCATCCTGCACCCCTACATGACATCCGAGGGCGGCTCGTGGCAGCGCGGCAACGCCGACGCCCTGCGCGCCAACCTCGACTTCATCGCCGAGCAGCCGTGCGACGCCGTGCTGGTGCTGGCGGGCGACCATATCTACAAGATGGACTACCGCCCCATGATCGAGGCCCACCAGGAGCGCGACGCCGATCTGACCTTGGCCGTCCACTCGGTCAGCCCGCACGAGGCCAGCCGCTACGGCATCGTGACGGTGGACTCCGAGGGCACGGTGAACGAGTTCCAGGAGAAGCCGCGCCGCACCCGATCGAGCCTGGCGTCCATGGGCATCTACGTGTTCCGCAAGAGCTTCCTGCTGGATGTGCTGGCCCACTCCACCGAGCAGAACATCGGGCGCGACCTGATGCCCCAGCTAGTGCAGCGCACTCGGGTGCGCTCGTACCACTTCCAGGGCTACTGGGCCGATGTGGGCACGGTGCAGGCCTACTACGAGGCCAACATGGCGCTGCTGACCGAGACCCCCGCGCTGGACATGTACGACCCCGAGTGGGTTATCCACACCAAGAGCGAGGAGCGGGCCGCCCTGGAGATCGGCGGGGCCGCGCGGGTGGCGGGCAACCTGCTGTGCGACGGCTGCCGGATCTACGGCTCGGTCAGCCGCTCGGTGATCGGCCCAGGCGTGGTGGTGCGCGAGGGCGCGGTGGTGCGCGACTCGATCATCCTCACCGACACGGTGATCGAGTCGGGCGCGGTGGTGGACCACTGCATCCTGGACAAGGGCGTGTACGTGGGCGAGAGCACGCAGCTGGGCAGCGGCGAGGACAACACCGCCAACGAGCGCACGCCCGACCTGCTGAACACCGGCCTGACCCTGGTGG
- a CDS encoding thioredoxin domain-containing protein, whose amino-acid sequence MESDAAPRHTNRLIHAASPYLRQHAHNPVDWHEWGPEALALAREQDRPIHLSVGYAACHWCHVLAHESFEDERTAALLNAHFINIKVDREERPDIDSIYMTALQAMTRSGGWPMTMFLTPEGVPFYGGTYFPPEERYGMPSFTQVILGVADAWQRRRDEVEQNSQALSDHLRSATAARMPEGPITPALLDDAYASLHGQFDQDEGGFGRAPKFPQPMTYEFLLRYAQRTGTRLAWDMLALSLHKMAEGGIYDQLGGGFHRYSVDGQWLVPHFEKMLYDNALLARVYTEAYQATSDPLYCRVAEQTLDYVARELRHPEGGFYSTQDADSLPTPQASHAEEGAFFVWGLDEVRAALGPDAMAFAAAYDVTQKGNFEGRNILHVLRQPDEVAGTLGIPPHEIAALLGRGRRTLFELRERRPRPGLDNKVLASWNGMALRAFAQAAGVFGREDYLAHAERCAAFVLGNMRDAEGRLLRAWKDGQAGATPGFLEDHALLADGLLALYEATLDPRWLAECRALAEVMLAEFWDDNLGGFYDTAARHEALIARPRDTGDNATPSGNAAAAELLLKLAVIYDQPRYRERAMAVLGGMAQLMGQYPTGFGRYLAAAEFALAPTQEIALVGDPDAEDTKALREVIATRFLPNKVLVLRRPDEAAPTIASPLLDGREQLGGRATAYVCRSYACQMPVTEPDALVAQLQA is encoded by the coding sequence ATGGAGAGCGACGCCGCGCCGAGGCATACCAACCGCCTCATCCACGCCGCCAGCCCCTACCTGCGCCAGCACGCCCATAATCCGGTCGACTGGCACGAGTGGGGGCCAGAGGCCCTGGCCCTGGCCCGCGAGCAGGATCGGCCCATCCACCTGAGCGTGGGCTACGCCGCATGCCACTGGTGCCACGTGCTGGCCCACGAGTCGTTCGAGGACGAGCGCACCGCCGCCCTGCTGAACGCCCACTTCATCAACATCAAGGTCGACCGCGAGGAGCGGCCCGACATCGACAGCATCTACATGACCGCGCTGCAGGCCATGACGCGCAGCGGCGGCTGGCCGATGACCATGTTCCTCACCCCCGAGGGCGTACCGTTCTACGGCGGCACCTACTTCCCGCCCGAGGAGCGCTACGGCATGCCCTCGTTCACCCAGGTCATCCTGGGCGTGGCCGACGCCTGGCAGCGCCGCCGCGACGAGGTGGAGCAGAACAGCCAGGCCCTGTCCGACCACCTGCGCAGCGCCACCGCCGCCCGCATGCCCGAGGGGCCGATCACGCCCGCGCTGCTGGATGACGCCTACGCCAGCCTGCACGGCCAGTTCGACCAGGACGAGGGCGGCTTTGGCCGCGCCCCCAAGTTCCCCCAGCCTATGACCTACGAGTTCCTGCTGCGCTACGCCCAGCGCACCGGCACGCGGCTGGCCTGGGATATGCTGGCGCTCTCGCTGCACAAGATGGCCGAGGGCGGCATCTACGACCAGCTGGGCGGCGGGTTCCACCGCTACTCGGTGGATGGGCAGTGGCTGGTGCCGCACTTCGAGAAGATGCTCTACGACAACGCGCTGCTGGCCCGCGTCTACACCGAGGCCTACCAGGCCACATCCGACCCGCTCTACTGCCGGGTGGCCGAGCAGACGCTGGACTACGTGGCCCGCGAGCTGCGCCACCCCGAGGGCGGCTTCTACTCCACCCAGGACGCCGACTCGCTGCCCACGCCGCAGGCCAGCCACGCCGAGGAGGGCGCGTTTTTCGTGTGGGGGCTGGATGAGGTGCGGGCCGCGCTGGGGCCGGATGCCATGGCCTTCGCGGCGGCCTACGATGTGACCCAGAAGGGCAACTTCGAGGGCCGCAACATCCTGCATGTGCTGCGCCAGCCCGACGAGGTGGCGGGCACGCTGGGCATCCCGCCGCACGAGATCGCGGCGCTGCTGGGGCGCGGCAGGCGCACGCTGTTCGAGCTGCGCGAGCGGCGGCCCCGCCCAGGGCTGGACAACAAGGTGCTGGCCAGCTGGAACGGCATGGCGCTGCGGGCCTTCGCGCAGGCGGCGGGCGTGTTTGGGCGAGAGGACTACCTGGCCCACGCCGAGCGCTGCGCGGCGTTTGTGCTGGGGAACATGCGCGACGCCGAGGGCCGGCTGCTGCGGGCCTGGAAGGATGGGCAAGCCGGGGCGACGCCGGGCTTCCTGGAGGATCACGCGCTGCTGGCCGACGGCCTGCTGGCGCTCTACGAGGCCACGCTCGACCCGCGCTGGCTGGCCGAGTGCCGCGCCCTGGCCGAGGTGATGCTGGCCGAGTTCTGGGATGACAACCTGGGCGGCTTCTACGACACCGCCGCCCGCCACGAGGCTCTGATCGCCCGCCCGCGCGACACCGGCGACAACGCCACGCCCTCCGGCAACGCCGCCGCCGCCGAGCTGCTGCTCAAGCTGGCCGTGATCTACGACCAGCCGCGCTATCGCGAGCGGGCTATGGCCGTGCTGGGCGGCATGGCCCAGCTGATGGGCCAGTACCCCACGGGTTTTGGCCGCTACCTAGCCGCCGCCGAGTTCGCGCTGGCCCCCACCCAGGAGATCGCGCTGGTGGGCGACCCCGATGCAGAGGATACCAAGGCCCTGCGCGAGGTGATCGCCACGCGCTTCTTGCCCAACAAGGTGCTGGTGCTACGCCGCCCCGACGAGGCCGCGCCCACCATCGCATCGCCGCTGCTGGATGGGCGCGAGCAGCTCGGGGGCCGCGCAACGGCCTACGTGTGCCGCAGCTACGCCTGCCAGATGCCCGTCACCGAGCCAGATGCGCTGGTCGCGCAGCTCCAGGCCTAG
- a CDS encoding GNAT family N-acetyltransferase: protein MRLETARLVLRDLDAADWEAVLAYQSSPLYLRYYSWASRTPEDVQEFTRRLGALNRDRPRRCYSFAITLPESDRAIGLVSLRRRVGDPHQAEVGYELAPEHWGQGLATEAACRLVGLGFSSLGLHRITATCVAENTGSARVLAKVGMSLEGRLRENEYFKGRWWDTLLYGVLRHEWGGERCGQGTAAVASLE, encoded by the coding sequence ATGCGCCTAGAGACCGCCCGCCTCGTCCTGCGCGATCTCGATGCTGCCGACTGGGAGGCGGTGCTCGCCTACCAGAGCAGCCCGCTGTATCTGCGCTACTACTCGTGGGCCAGCCGCACCCCTGAGGATGTGCAGGAGTTCACCCGCCGCCTGGGCGCGCTTAACCGCGACCGCCCGCGCCGCTGCTACAGCTTCGCCATCACCCTGCCCGAGAGCGACCGCGCCATCGGCCTGGTGAGCCTGCGCCGCCGGGTGGGCGATCCGCATCAGGCCGAGGTCGGCTACGAGCTTGCGCCCGAGCACTGGGGCCAAGGGCTGGCCACCGAGGCGGCCTGCAGGCTGGTAGGCCTGGGCTTTAGCTCGCTGGGGCTGCACCGCATCACCGCCACGTGCGTGGCCGAGAACACCGGCTCGGCGCGGGTGCTGGCCAAGGTGGGCATGAGCCTGGAGGGCCGCCTGCGCGAGAACGAGTATTTTAAGGGCCGCTGGTGGGACACGCTGCTGTACGGCGTGCTGCGGCACGAGTGGGGCGGCGAGCGCTGTGGCCAGGGTACCGCCGCTGTTGCCTCACTGGAGTGA
- a CDS encoding aminoglycoside phosphotransferase family protein has product MLDELADLIAFLDARGPTALCRWRMWRVAPVAGGQNNRIYRATSDSADYAIKLTIRDERDRAGREHAALRAVASVGGAFAPRAVRMERERYRQPMVVQSWVDAPVLAAPPASAADWRCLLDLFCATHQICPESTPVELPEATLNAASAAAGRALIDAHLAMIPPEHYPEGLAPLLERLARWDAPTWPEPPRGLCRVDSNWRNFLRGSQGWVAIDWENAGWGDPAFEWAELATHPAYAVVRAPWAELLPAYAARMGDQTAPLRAQVYTTIMRAWWAVRWARYLYEVPRGRDARLVERPAGWLDDARRMYAQAVDVAMAQLDSSSCYRWSLGEATIISLG; this is encoded by the coding sequence GTGCTGGATGAGCTTGCCGACCTGATCGCCTTTCTGGATGCGCGCGGGCCGACCGCCTTGTGTCGCTGGAGGATGTGGCGTGTGGCTCCGGTAGCTGGCGGTCAAAACAACCGAATCTACCGTGCCACCAGCGACAGCGCCGACTACGCCATCAAGCTGACCATCCGCGACGAGCGCGACCGCGCCGGGCGCGAGCACGCCGCGCTGCGCGCCGTGGCCAGCGTGGGCGGGGCGTTTGCGCCGCGCGCGGTGCGGATGGAGCGCGAGCGCTACCGCCAGCCCATGGTGGTGCAGTCGTGGGTGGATGCGCCGGTGCTCGCGGCCCCGCCAGCATCCGCCGCCGACTGGCGCTGCCTGCTCGACCTGTTCTGCGCCACCCACCAGATCTGCCCCGAATCGACGCCTGTCGAGCTGCCCGAGGCCACGCTCAACGCGGCCTCTGCCGCCGCTGGCCGCGCGCTGATCGACGCGCACCTGGCTATGATCCCGCCCGAGCACTACCCGGAAGGCCTTGCGCCGCTGCTAGAGCGCCTAGCGCGCTGGGATGCGCCCACGTGGCCCGAGCCGCCGCGCGGGCTGTGCCGCGTGGATAGCAACTGGCGCAACTTCCTGCGCGGGTCGCAGGGCTGGGTGGCGATAGACTGGGAGAACGCTGGCTGGGGCGACCCGGCCTTCGAGTGGGCCGAGCTGGCCACCCACCCGGCCTACGCCGTTGTGCGTGCGCCCTGGGCCGAGCTGCTGCCCGCCTATGCCGCGCGCATGGGCGACCAGACCGCGCCGCTGCGGGCGCAGGTCTACACCACGATCATGCGGGCGTGGTGGGCGGTGCGCTGGGCTAGGTATCTCTACGAGGTGCCGCGCGGGCGGGATGCGCGCCTGGTGGAGCGGCCTGCTGGCTGGCTGGATGATGCGCGGCGGATGTATGCGCAAGCTGTTGATGTGGCGATGGCTCAGCTGGATTCGAGCAGTTGCTACCGGTGGTCGTTGGGTGAAGCGACCATCATATCGTTGGGGTAG